From Gammaproteobacteria bacterium, one genomic window encodes:
- a CDS encoding histidine triad nucleotide-binding protein, with product MSKTIFAKIIDKEIPAKIVHEDDLCLAFHDVAPRAPMHVLIIPKKPIAKLADATAADQAVLGHMLLKAAQIAKDQGYEDAYRLVVNNGEGAGQTVFHLHIHLLGGRPFTWPPG from the coding sequence ATGTCCAAGACGATATTCGCAAAAATCATCGACAAGGAAATTCCGGCAAAAATCGTCCACGAAGATGATTTGTGTCTGGCGTTTCATGATGTCGCACCGCGCGCGCCTATGCACGTGCTCATCATTCCGAAAAAGCCCATAGCCAAGCTGGCGGATGCAACCGCTGCGGATCAAGCGGTGCTGGGGCACATGCTGCTGAAGGCTGCCCAAATCGCGAAGGATCAGGGTTACGAGGATGCCTACCGGCTGGTGGTGAACAACGGCGAGGGCGCGGGCCAGACGGTGTTTCATCTGCATATCCACCTCCTCGGCGGCCGCCCGTTTACTTGGCCGCCGGGTTGA
- the sat gene encoding sulfate adenylyltransferase has translation MITPHGSATLNPLFVADPAARTALTREAEGLPSLLLNSAAAANAVMLGAGYFNPLTGYMNLADMLSVARHMRTTAGLFWPVPIVNLTGDIAAIRGKARIALRDPNMPGNPVLAVQKVDAIEEVSEAQMKQVAENVFRTLDPKHPGVATFLSLGRYLVSGPVQVLNYSYFEQDFPDTFRTAVQIRDEIKQRGWQTVVAFQTRNPMHRAHEELCKMAKEAVHADGILIHMLLGKLKSGDIPAPVRNAAIRKMVELYFPPNSVMVTGYGFDMLYAGPREAVLHAVFRQNAGCTHLIVGRDHAGVGSYYGPFDAQAIFEKEVPKDALKIKIFGADNTAYSKKLGRVVMKRDAPGHTPEDFVDLSGTRVREMLAAGQPLPTEFARPEVAAILMKYYQSEAAAAG, from the coding sequence ATGATTACCCCGCATGGCTCGGCAACCCTGAACCCACTGTTTGTCGCGGACCCGGCTGCTCGCACGGCACTGACGAGGGAGGCGGAGGGCCTGCCCTCGCTGCTGCTCAATTCCGCCGCTGCTGCCAACGCCGTCATGCTGGGCGCCGGTTACTTCAATCCGCTGACCGGATATATGAATCTGGCCGACATGCTGAGCGTCGCCAGGCACATGCGCACCACGGCCGGATTGTTCTGGCCGGTGCCCATCGTCAATCTGACCGGCGATATCGCCGCCATCCGGGGCAAGGCACGCATCGCTCTGCGCGATCCGAACATGCCCGGCAACCCCGTGCTGGCGGTGCAGAAAGTGGACGCCATTGAAGAAGTCAGTGAAGCGCAGATGAAGCAGGTCGCGGAGAACGTTTTCCGCACCCTCGATCCGAAACATCCCGGCGTCGCCACTTTCCTCAGTCTGGGCAGATATCTTGTCTCCGGCCCCGTCCAGGTGTTGAACTACAGCTATTTCGAACAGGATTTCCCGGATACCTTCCGCACCGCCGTGCAGATCCGCGATGAAATCAAGCAGCGCGGCTGGCAGACGGTGGTGGCGTTCCAGACCCGCAATCCCATGCACCGCGCGCATGAAGAGTTGTGCAAGATGGCCAAGGAGGCGGTGCATGCGGACGGCATCCTCATTCACATGCTGCTCGGCAAGCTGAAGAGCGGCGACATCCCCGCGCCGGTGCGCAACGCCGCCATCCGCAAGATGGTCGAACTCTATTTCCCGCCGAATTCGGTGATGGTAACCGGCTACGGATTCGACATGCTTTACGCCGGGCCGCGCGAGGCGGTGTTGCACGCCGTGTTCCGCCAGAACGCCGGCTGCACGCACCTCATCGTCGGCCGCGATCACGCCGGCGTCGGCAGCTACTACGGCCCGTTCGACGCACAGGCCATTTTCGAAAAGGAGGTGCCGAAGGATGCGCTGAAAATTAAAATCTTCGGCGCCGACAATACGGCCTATTCAAAAAAACTCGGCCGTGTGGTCATGAAGCGCGACGCGCCGGGGCACACGCCGGAAGACTTCGTCGATCTGTCGGGCACCAGGGTGAGGGAGATGCTGGCCGCCGGTCAGCCGCTGCCCACCGAGTTTGCGCGCCCGGAGGTGGCCGCCATACTGATGAAATACTATCAATCCGAGGCTGCGGCGGCAGGGTGA
- a CDS encoding NUDIX hydrolase, whose protein sequence is MKFCSECGSPIQRSIPQGDNRARHVCTQCGAVHYQNPKIVAGCIAEWDGRILLCKRAIEPRYGLWTLPAGFMENDETVPEAAARETLEEANARVDALELYTMLSLPHANQVYMMFRARLLAEDYTPTHESLEVKLCDEVDIPWDRIAFPTILHTLKFYYEDRRAGGYRLHTGDIVRIGGEAHFHPRRPPPQ, encoded by the coding sequence ATGAAGTTTTGCAGCGAATGCGGCAGTCCAATCCAGCGCAGCATCCCGCAGGGAGACAATCGCGCGCGGCATGTCTGCACGCAGTGCGGAGCGGTGCATTACCAGAACCCCAAAATCGTCGCCGGCTGCATCGCGGAATGGGACGGGCGGATCCTGCTGTGCAAACGGGCCATCGAACCGCGTTATGGGCTGTGGACGCTGCCGGCGGGTTTCATGGAGAACGACGAAACAGTGCCTGAAGCGGCGGCGCGCGAAACCCTGGAGGAAGCCAATGCGCGCGTTGATGCGCTGGAGTTGTACACCATGTTGAGCCTGCCGCACGCCAACCAGGTTTACATGATGTTCCGCGCCCGGTTGCTGGCCGAGGATTACACACCCACGCATGAAAGCCTCGAGGTCAAACTCTGTGACGAGGTGGACATTCCCTGGGATCGGATCGCATTCCCCACCATTCTGCACACCTTGAAGTTTTACTATGAAGATCGCCGCGCGGGGGGCTACCGTCTGCATACGGGCGATATCGTGCGCATCGGCGGTGAGGCGCATTTTCACCCCCGCCGACCACCGCCTCAGTAG
- the hemH gene encoding ferrochelatase, whose protein sequence is MAAATITNHPADTQATAGILLTNLGTPEAPTPAAVRHYLAEFLSDPRVIDKPRWLWLPILYGLILNIRPQRSAHAYQQIWMPQGSPLLVISRQQTQALQEAIKQKFHAPIQVALGMRYGRPSLKSALETLRQSGLRRLLILPLYPQYSATTTASTFDAVARVLHNWRWLPELRTVNGYHDDPRYIAALAASARRHWEQHGRGQKLVMSFHGLPERYLRQGDPYHCFCHKTARLLAENLQLANDGWCIAFQSRVGFERWLRPYTDKILVQLAKQGVQRVDLICPGFSVDCLETLEENNIRNREFFLKAGGKEFNYIPCLNDHADHIRMMTGLIEQHTHGWPEFSTDWDKQQQAEERKLTNERAQAQINKTSLRG, encoded by the coding sequence ATGGCCGCCGCAACCATTACGAATCACCCCGCCGACACGCAAGCAACTGCGGGCATACTGCTGACCAACCTCGGCACGCCTGAGGCGCCAACACCGGCGGCAGTGCGACACTATCTCGCGGAATTTCTTTCCGACCCGCGCGTGATCGACAAACCGCGCTGGCTGTGGCTGCCGATTTTGTACGGCCTCATCCTGAACATACGACCACAACGCTCCGCACACGCCTACCAGCAAATCTGGATGCCGCAGGGCTCACCACTGCTTGTTATCAGTCGCCAGCAAACACAAGCACTGCAAGAAGCTATCAAGCAGAAATTTCACGCGCCAATCCAGGTCGCGCTCGGCATGCGCTATGGCCGGCCCTCGCTGAAAAGTGCGCTGGAAACGCTGCGCCAGTCCGGCCTGCGCCGGTTGCTGATCCTGCCGCTCTATCCGCAATACTCGGCCACCACCACCGCCTCCACTTTCGACGCCGTCGCGCGAGTGCTGCACAACTGGCGCTGGCTGCCGGAACTCCGCACCGTCAACGGCTATCACGATGACCCGCGTTACATCGCCGCGCTGGCGGCTTCGGCGCGGCGGCACTGGGAACAGCATGGCCGTGGTCAGAAATTAGTCATGTCCTTCCACGGACTGCCGGAGCGGTATCTGCGACAGGGCGATCCATATCACTGCTTCTGCCACAAGACCGCGCGCCTGCTGGCGGAAAATCTGCAACTCGCCAATGACGGGTGGTGCATTGCCTTCCAGTCGCGCGTCGGCTTTGAGCGCTGGCTGCGGCCCTATACCGACAAAATCCTGGTTCAACTCGCGAAACAAGGCGTGCAGCGTGTTGATCTGATCTGCCCCGGCTTCTCCGTGGATTGCCTGGAGACGCTGGAGGAAAACAACATCCGCAACCGCGAATTTTTCCTAAAGGCAGGGGGGAAAGAATTCAACTACATCCCATGCCTCAATGATCATGCCGATCACATACGGATGATGACGGGATTGATTGAACAGCACACACACGGGTGGCCGGAATTTTCCACCGACTGGGATAAACAACAGCAGGCGGAAGAGCGCAAACTCACCAACGAGCGCGCGCAGGCGCAAATAAACAAAACGTCACTTCGTGGCTGA